A genomic window from Silene latifolia isolate original U9 population chromosome Y, ASM4854445v1, whole genome shotgun sequence includes:
- the LOC141630120 gene encoding uncharacterized protein LOC141630120 encodes MVMRFGLTNAPVVFMGQMHRTFNEYLDKCVVVFIDDILIYSRDEVEHESHLRIILETLRKQKWFAKFSKWEFWLKELTFLGHVISADGFMVNPSKIRVVVDWESPKNVNKIRSFLGLAGYYHRFELKKRFSTALVLIVLEEGVVFDVYYDASKSSWRDLNMRPRRWLEMLIENKIELQYHEGNANVVADALSRKIRVKEREDEFLEGVRAAVSEDCTEGFDVGPDDRMQFRGHWCVPICEVLKGNILKKAHSTPYSVHSDGNNMKKDLKLRFC; translated from the exons ATGGTGATGCggtttgggttgacgaatgcacctgtAGTTTTCATGGGTCAGATGCACCGCACTTTTAACGAGTATTTAGATAAGTGcgtcgtggtgttcatagacgacatactgatcTACTCAAGGGATGAGGTTGAGCACGAGAGTCATCTTCGTATTATTTTGGAGACTTTGCGTAAGCAGAAATGGTTTGCCAAGTTCTCAAAGTGGGAGTTTTGGCTAAAGGAACTGACTTTCTTGGGTCACGTGATATCCGCCGATGGATTTATGGTTAATCCGTCAAAGATTCGAGTTGTGGTTGATTGGGAGAGTCCGAAGAATGTGAACAAGATTCGGAGTTTTCTTGGTCTTGCTGGTTACTATCATCGATTC GAGTTGAAGAAAAGGTTTTCTACCGCTCTTGTGTTGATTGTACTTGAAGAGGGCGTCGTGTTCGATGTCTACTATGATGCGTCAAAGTCTAGTTGG aggGATCTTAATATGAGGCCGAGACGTTGGTTGGAGATGCTTATTGAGAATAAGattgagctgcagtatcatgagggtaaCGCAAACGTagttgccgatgctttgagtcgcaag ATTCGAGTTAAGGAAAGAGAAGATGAGTTCCTAGAAGGAGTTCGAGCCGCCGTGAGTGAAGATTGCACTGAGGgcttcgacgttggacctgatgatcGTATGCAATTCCGTGGTCATTGGTGTGTACCTATCTGTGAGGTCTTAAAGGGCAATATTCTCAAGaaggctcatagtactccctattcggttcattctgaTGGCAATAACATGAAGAAGGATTTGAAGCTACGTTTTTGCTAG